A section of the Venturia canescens isolate UGA chromosome 11, ASM1945775v1, whole genome shotgun sequence genome encodes:
- the LOC122418310 gene encoding uncharacterized protein produces the protein MRYGGINLRDYGKCTTSGALGDEPGASHHQLRSCSSGTNAAGLGGIPLADPDFSVPDAVDLILGADAYGKLVRSQIRRGSPEEPIAQNTIFGWAIFGPCNEAHNSSGWVQHAAVDHGFQALQDLLAQFWVQEEVPVQFGSDLTPEEQECEAHFVATHSRDNSGRYIVRLPLRSSTIQLGQSFHTAHACLNRLVRKLDRDSHYKGLYDTFLGEYESLGHMSRVRDDEVGRDRVYYLPHHGVLTTKLRVVFNGSCITDSGTSLNDLMHTGAKLQRDISDVLLWARRHRFIFATDIVKMFRQIRVHRDDWDLQRILWVDENGNTAHYHLTTVTYGTRSAPFLAVRVLLQLVADEGEKYPAAVAPLTMGRYVDDIYGGADQISELLTQARHLIGICTAGGFPLAKWQSNSPALLTNLGFGSSPEDSRSFDECETKVLGLAWFPGPDVFKFTSLPYTGGQSITKRVILSEIAQIYDPLGFLSPVVIRAKILLQRLWLEKLAWDDPVSTEVEKSWVTFRHDLAHLGNIAVPRWLNMTSDSTVEIHGFSDASQLAMGAVVYVRVTGPGKSTRTALVCSKTKVAPIKRLTIPRLELAAALLVAKLAKYVRDTLQLRDSRVYLWTDSTVTLTWVTSHPSRWKDFVRNRVSSIQELIPQGQWRFIPGRDNPADCASRGLTVSQLEQFQLWWNGPHWLVKSSSHWPTHFTGTADSAALEERPGLTLTVSTQPSPVFDLIHRYSSLTRLLRITSLLFKALTNLKGAGQDSSGSLLTPGDLEHSQQYWVKAIQGAYFATELKILSAGQTLPKSHPFTRLTAFIDFHGTIRVGGRLKLSALQPESKHSAILPRDSPLTRLLILDAHTRTLHGGTQATLAFLRQRYWIIGGRAPVRSFILRCVHCARFRAHRAQQLMGQLPSTRVTPARAFLFTGVDYAGPVSLRSWRGRGHKTYKGWLCIFVCFTTSAMHLEVVTDATTDTFIAAFRRFTGRRGHVHTLYSDCGKNFQGADAELRRLFNGGTRESQQLAQLLTNDGTKWVFNPPGAPHMGGKWEAAVKSVKFHLRRTLRETSLTFEELTTLLTQIEAALNSRPLQPLSEDPDDLSVLTPGHFLIGDALTAIPEPSLRDVNLTRLARWQLIQERVQYCWEHWSSGYLQQQQSISKWLTPLTKSGLVQWCC, from the exons AATGCTGCTGGACTCGGG GGTATTCCTCTAGCGGATCCAGATTTCTCGGTTCCGGATGCGGTGGATCTCATACTGGGCGCAGATGCATACGGGAAATTGGTACGGTCTCAAATTCGACGCGGGTCTCCTGAGGAACCCATCGCACAAAATACGATATTCGGGTGGGCAATATTCGGGCCCTGCAACGAAGCTCACAATTCGTCGGGTTGGGTGCAGCATGCCGCTGTCGATCACGGGTTTCAGGCTCTCCAGGACCTCCTCGCGCAATTCTGGGTGCAAGAGGAGGTGCCAGTGCAGTTCGGATCGGATCTCACACCGGAAGAGCAAGAATGTGAGGCTCACTTCGTCGCTACACATTCTCGGGACAATTCGGGTCGATATATCGTTCGGTTGCCTCTTCGGTCGTCCACAATCCAGCTCGGCCAGTCGTTTCATACGGCGCACGCTTGCCTCAATCGGCTCGTACGAAAGCTCGACCGGGACTCTCACTACAAGGGACTTTACGACACATTTCTCGGGGAGTATGAGTCCCTCGGGCACATGTCGCGGGTGCGGGACGACGAAGTCGGTCGGGATCGGGTCTATTATCTCCCTCATCACGGAGTCTTGACGACAAAACTTCGGGTAGTGTTCAACGGGTCGTGTATCACGGATTCCGGGACCTCATTAAACGATCTCATGCACACGGGCGCCAAATTACAACGGGACATTTCGGATGTTCTCCTCTGGGCACGGCGCCACCGATTCATTTTCGCGACTGACATAGTCAAAATGTTTCGGCAAATTCGGGTTCACCGGGACGATTGGGATTTACAACGAATTCTTTGGGTGGATGAAAACGGGAACACGGCTCATTATCACCTGACTACAGTCACCTACGGGACACGGTCAGCTCCGTTTCTCGCGGTACGGGTGCTACTCCAACTGGTAGCAGATGAAGGGGAGAAATATCCGGCCGCAGTCGCTCCTCTTACAATGGGGCGATATGTGGACGATATTTACGGGGGGGCTGACCAAATTTCGGAACTTCTCACCCAGGCGCGACATCTCATCGGGATTTGCACGGCGGGCGGCTTCCCGCTGGCAAAATGGCAGAGCAACAGTCCGGCCTTACTCACAAATCTGGGGTTCGGGTCGAGTCCGGAGGATTCACGCTCATTCGACGAGTGCGAAACAAAAGTTCTCGGGCTCGCATGGTTTCCGGGGCCGGACGTCTTCAAATTCACCTCACTTCCGTACACGGGCGGGCAAAGCATTACCAAACGGGTCATACTCTCGGAAATTGCTCAGATCTACGATCCTCTCGGGTTCCTCTCACCGGTGGTCATTCGGGCAAAAATCCTTCTACAACGGTTGTGGCTGGAAAAACTCGCTTGGGACGACCCCGTATCCACGGAGGTCGAAAAATCATGGGTCACATTTCGTCACGATCTGGCTCACCTCGGGAACATCGCGGTTCCGCGGTGGCTCAACATGACCTCGGATTCCACCGTCGAGATTCACGGGTTCTCTGACGCCTCACAGTTGGCAATGGGTGCGGTCGTGTACGTTCGGGTTACGGGTCCGGGAAAGAGCACCAGAACCGCGCTGGTCTGCTCAAAAACGAAAGTCGCGCCGATCAAACGGCTCACCATTCCGCGGTTAGAGCTCGCCGCCGCGTTATTGGTCGCCAAACTCGCGAAATACGTTCGGGATACGTTGCAACTCCGGGATTCGCGGGTATATCTGTGGACGGACTCCACAGTCACGCTTACATGGGTCACCTCTCATCCTTCACGATGGAAGGATTTCGTTCGGAATCGGGTATCCTCAATTCAAGAGCTCATTCCTCAGGGTCAATGGAGATTCATTCCCGGGCGGGACAATCCGGCGGATTGTGCTTCACGGGGACTAACCGTCTCTCAGCTCGAGCAATTTCAATTATGGTGGAACGGGCCACACTGGTTAGTCAAATCATCCTCACATTGGCCAACTCATTTCACCGGGACGGCAGATTCAGCGGCGCTCGAAGAGCGGCCAGGTCTTACGCTCACTGTCTCAACGCAACCCTCACCGGTCTTCGACCTCATTCATCGGTATTCCTCCCTCACCAGGCTGTTGAGAATTACTTCATTACTTTTCAAGGCGCTTACAAACCTGAAAGGTGCGGGTCAGGATTCATCGGGCTCACTCCTCACACCGGGAGACCTGGAACACTCACAACAATACTGGGTCAAGGCAATTCAAGGGGCCTACTTCGCGACGGAGCTCAAGATTCTCTCGGCGGGTCAAACGCTTCCGAAGTCGCATCCATTCACACGACTTACGGCGTTTATTGATTTTCACGGGACCATCCGGGTGGGGGGACGGTTGAAGCTCTCAGCCTTACAACCTGAGAGCAAACATTCAGCCATCCTCCCGCGGGACTCACCACTCACGCGTCTACTCATCTTGGACGCTCACACGCGCACGCTACACGGGGGGACGCAGGCAACTCTGGCGTTTCTGCGCCAGCGGTACTGGATAATCGGAGGTCGGGCCCCGGTTCGTTCCTTCATACTGCGATGCGTGCATTGCGCGCGCTTTCGGGCGCATCGGGCACAGCAGCTCATGGGCCAGCTGCCTTCAACACGGGTCACTCCAGCACGGGCTTTCTTATTCACCGGCGTTGATTACGCCGGGCCAGTCTCTCTCAGGAGCTGGCGGGGACGCGGGCACAAGACTTACAAAGGCTGGCTGTGCATTTTCGTCTGCTTCACCACTTCGGCGATGCATCTCGAGGTCGTAACTGACGCCACCACTGACACATTCATCGCTGCATTCCGCCGTTTCACCGGGAGACGGGGTCACGTGCATACACTGTACAGTGACTGCGGAAAGAATTTTCAAGGCGCGGATGCAGAGCTACGGAGACTTTTCAACGGCGGGACTCGGGAATCGCAACAGCTGGCGCAGTTACTGACCAACGACGGGACAAAGTGGGTTTTCAACCCCCCGGGCGCACCTCATATGGGCGGGAAATGGGAAGCAGCGGTGAAATCGGTCAAGTTTCACCTTCGGCGGACGCTTCGGGAGACCAGCCTCACGTTCGAAGAACTTACAACTCTTCTTACGCAAATCGAGGCTGCGCTCAACTCACGACCGCTGCAACCACTCTCGGAAGACCCGGACGATCTCTCCGTGCTCACCCCCGGGCACTTCCTCATCGGGGACGCACTCACGGCTATACCTGAGCCATCACTTCGGGATGTGAACCTCACTCGGCTGGCACGGTGGCAACTCATCCAGGAACGGGTCCAATACTGTTGGGAGCATTGGTCATCGGGTTATCTCCAGCAGCAGCAATCCATCTCCAAGTGGCTCACCCCTCTCACCAAATCCGGGTTGGTACAATGGTGCTGCTGA